From one Flavobacteriales bacterium genomic stretch:
- a CDS encoding tetratricopeptide repeat protein: MKRLILALLTAIPAMPLLAQPGTDEQLAAQYFQQGDFTKAVLYYERLFKKQPTDYYYEQLLKSHMGVPDLESAQKLVKDRMRRNSDDPRVAIDMGRVLELMDEQDKAQKEYERAIKLMRGDQNSVRATANAFLSYNKTDLALAAYEKGQRIATDGMGYAFEIANLHGLRGDLPKMVAAYMDLLEANEQYAQAVQNNLSRHFEFDAADPRTEVLRTELLRRIQRDPSRAIFPEMLIWMLIQQKDLDGAFVQAKAMDKRLDEGGERLMELARIAEANKDFGIAFKCYDHVIGLGRNDGNYFSARTGAVHARYVQLTNQPEPQPADLLDLDQRMAATLTDMGLAKHTVQLLRERAHLKAYFLNRPAESIALLDEGLALPAIDAKQIAEIKLDLGEVHLISGDIWEASLLFSQVDLDFKHDALGHEARLRNARVSFYAGDFTWAQAQLQVLKASTSKLIANDALELSLRITDALGADSNEVPLRFFASAELLRVQHLYDQALLTLDSLHAGFPMHTLGDDALYERYRIAMARRQYTEAATLLEKLLEQFPIDILVDNALLDLGRLYEDVLKDTEKAKACYEKLIFDQSGSIFVPEARDRYRRLRGDAPDAPEEKKPPHPQP; this comes from the coding sequence ATGAAACGACTGATCCTCGCCCTGCTCACGGCGATCCCAGCCATGCCGTTGCTTGCCCAGCCGGGCACGGACGAGCAGCTCGCCGCTCAGTACTTCCAGCAGGGCGATTTCACCAAGGCCGTGCTCTACTATGAGCGACTCTTCAAGAAGCAGCCGACGGACTATTACTACGAGCAGCTGCTGAAGAGCCACATGGGTGTGCCCGACCTGGAGTCCGCCCAGAAACTCGTGAAGGACCGCATGCGCCGCAACAGCGATGACCCGCGCGTCGCCATCGACATGGGGCGCGTGCTGGAGCTGATGGATGAGCAGGACAAGGCCCAGAAGGAGTACGAGCGCGCCATCAAGCTCATGCGCGGCGATCAGAACAGCGTGCGCGCCACGGCCAACGCCTTCCTGTCCTACAACAAGACGGACCTCGCCCTCGCGGCTTACGAGAAGGGCCAGCGCATCGCCACGGACGGCATGGGCTACGCCTTCGAGATCGCCAACCTGCACGGGCTGCGAGGTGACCTGCCGAAGATGGTGGCCGCGTACATGGACCTGCTCGAGGCCAACGAGCAATACGCGCAGGCCGTGCAGAACAACCTCTCGCGCCACTTCGAGTTCGATGCCGCGGACCCGCGCACGGAGGTCCTCCGCACCGAGCTGCTGCGCCGCATCCAGCGCGACCCCTCGCGCGCCATCTTCCCCGAGATGCTCATCTGGATGCTCATCCAGCAGAAGGACCTCGATGGCGCCTTCGTTCAGGCCAAGGCCATGGACAAGCGGCTCGATGAGGGCGGCGAGCGCCTGATGGAGCTCGCCCGAATCGCCGAGGCCAACAAGGATTTCGGCATCGCCTTCAAATGCTACGACCATGTGATCGGGCTCGGCCGGAACGATGGCAATTACTTCAGCGCGCGCACCGGTGCCGTGCATGCGCGGTACGTGCAGCTCACCAACCAGCCCGAGCCGCAGCCCGCTGACCTTCTCGACCTGGATCAGCGCATGGCGGCCACGCTCACCGACATGGGCCTGGCCAAGCATACCGTTCAGCTGCTGCGCGAGCGCGCCCACTTGAAGGCATACTTCCTGAACCGGCCCGCAGAGTCCATCGCCCTGCTCGATGAGGGGCTCGCCCTGCCCGCCATCGATGCGAAGCAGATAGCAGAGATCAAGCTCGACCTCGGCGAAGTGCACCTGATCAGCGGCGACATCTGGGAGGCCTCCCTGCTCTTCAGCCAGGTTGACCTCGATTTCAAGCACGATGCGCTCGGCCACGAGGCCCGCCTGCGCAATGCCCGGGTCAGCTTCTATGCCGGCGATTTCACCTGGGCGCAAGCGCAGCTGCAGGTGCTCAAGGCCAGCACCAGCAAGCTCATCGCCAACGATGCCCTCGAGCTCAGCCTGCGGATCACCGATGCCCTGGGCGCCGACAGCAACGAGGTGCCCCTGCGCTTCTTCGCGAGCGCCGAGCTCCTGCGCGTGCAGCACCTTTACGATCAGGCCCTGCTCACGCTCGATTCGCTCCATGCCGGATTCCCCATGCACACCCTCGGCGACGATGCGCTCTACGAGCGCTACCGCATCGCCATGGCCCGCCGCCAGTACACGGAGGCCGCGACCCTTCTGGAGAAGCTGCTCGAGCAATTCCCGATCGACATCCTCGTGGACAATGCGCTGCTCGACCTCGGCAGGCTCTACGAGGACGTGCTGAAGGACACAGAGAAGGCCAAGGCCTGCTACGAGAAGCTCATCTTCGACCAGAGCGGCAGCATCTTCGTGCCCGAAGCGCGCGATCGCTACCGCAGGCTGCGCGGCGATGCGCCCGATGCCCCCGAAGAGAAGAAGCCGCCGCATCCGCAACCGTGA
- a CDS encoding DUF4286 family protein codes for MIIYNVTISIDADAHDAWLAWMKDEHIPRVLATGQFMNSRMHKVLADDEGGITYAVQYAAADMEHYTRYRDEHAPRLQAEAHERFGGRFHAFRTLLEVVHDA; via the coding sequence GTGATCATCTACAACGTCACCATCAGCATCGACGCCGATGCGCACGACGCCTGGCTGGCGTGGATGAAGGACGAGCACATCCCCCGGGTGTTGGCTACCGGGCAGTTCATGAATAGCCGCATGCACAAGGTGCTGGCGGATGATGAGGGCGGGATCACCTACGCGGTGCAGTACGCCGCCGCCGACATGGAGCACTATACACGCTACCGCGATGAGCACGCGCCGCGCTTGCAGGCCGAGGCGCATGAGCGCTTCGGCGGCCGTTTCCACGCCTTCCGCACCCTGCTGGAAGTGGTGCATGACGCATGA
- the rsmA gene encoding ribosomal RNA small subunit methyltransferase A yields the protein MSQVRAKKHLGQHFLKEDSIAHNVAEGLTGHGGYTHVIEVGPGTGALTKHLLARSEFKLTCFEVDRDSVPYLLEHYSGIDVREADFLGMDPDSVTDGRFAVAGNFPYNISTQIVFKVLEHRDRCTEVVGMFQKEVADRIRAPHGSKTYGITSVLVQAWYDAELLFHVEPGSFIPPPKVRSSVIRLKRNTVEKLPCDEALFFRVVKTAFNQRRKTLHNALKPLPDLKAPLPERFAGKRAEQLSVAEFVELALVIAGA from the coding sequence ATGAGCCAGGTTCGCGCGAAGAAGCACCTGGGCCAGCACTTCCTGAAGGAGGACAGCATCGCGCACAACGTCGCTGAGGGACTCACGGGCCATGGCGGTTACACCCATGTTATCGAAGTGGGGCCGGGCACGGGCGCGCTCACCAAGCACTTGCTCGCGCGCAGCGAGTTCAAGCTCACCTGCTTTGAGGTGGATCGCGATTCGGTGCCCTACCTGCTGGAGCACTATTCCGGGATCGATGTGCGCGAAGCGGATTTCCTGGGCATGGATCCGGATAGCGTGACCGATGGCCGCTTCGCCGTAGCGGGCAACTTCCCCTACAACATCAGCACGCAGATCGTCTTCAAGGTGCTCGAGCACCGCGATCGCTGCACCGAAGTGGTGGGCATGTTCCAGAAGGAAGTGGCCGACCGCATCCGCGCGCCGCATGGCAGCAAGACCTATGGCATCACCAGCGTGCTCGTGCAGGCGTGGTATGATGCGGAGCTGCTCTTCCATGTGGAGCCGGGCAGCTTCATCCCGCCGCCGAAGGTGCGCAGCAGCGTGATCCGCCTGAAGCGCAACACGGTGGAGAAGCTGCCCTGCGATGAAGCGCTCTTCTTCCGCGTGGTGAAGACCGCCTTCAACCAGCGGCGCAAGACCCTGCACAATGCGCTGAAGCCGCTGCCCGACCTGAAAGCGCCGCTGCCGGAGCGCTTCGCCGGCAAGCGCGCGGAGCAATTGAGCGTGGCGGAGTTCGTGGAGTTAGCCTTGGTGATCGCCGGGGCCTAG
- a CDS encoding NifU family protein: MNPKDLEAVELRIREALAELRPFLEADGGDITLDEVTPDGVARVRLHGNCLGCAMVPMTMKAGVEEAIRRVAPQVKKVEAVNLDVTV; encoded by the coding sequence ATGAACCCCAAGGACCTCGAAGCCGTCGAACTGCGCATCCGCGAAGCGCTCGCTGAGCTGCGTCCCTTCCTCGAGGCCGATGGCGGCGACATCACCTTGGATGAGGTGACCCCCGATGGCGTGGCGCGCGTGCGCCTGCACGGCAACTGCCTCGGCTGCGCCATGGTGCCCATGACCATGAAGGCCGGCGTGGAGGAGGCGATCAGGCGTGTGGCCCCGCAGGTGAAGAAGGTGGAGGCGGTGAATCTCGATGTGACCGTCTGA
- a CDS encoding Mrp/NBP35 family ATP-binding protein, with product MTRDAVLSALSRIIEPDLNKDIVALDLVRDIRLEGDTIHVSVEVSNPAMHSRKRMEEAVVFNVKQALGQELSVMVTVNPLSGARANVRKVLPGVKHIVAIASGKGGVGKSTITANLAAGLAARGLRVGLIDADIYGPSMPLMFDVVHEKPGTRERDGKHWIVPVESYGVKLLSIGFFAQTDQAIVWRGPMATKALEQMIKDVDWGELDLMLIDLPPGTGDIHLSLVQAVPLSGAIIVSTPQAVALIDARKGVGMFRLPSVNVAVLGIVENMAWFTPVELPENKYFIFGKGGAKALAEELKVPFLGEVPLIQSVREAGDVGRPAVLQGDTPAAAPFRHLCAMVSDSVLKAIPA from the coding sequence ATCACCCGCGACGCCGTCCTCTCCGCCCTTTCCCGCATCATCGAGCCCGACCTGAATAAGGACATCGTGGCGCTCGACCTCGTCCGCGACATCCGCCTGGAGGGCGATACCATCCATGTGAGTGTCGAGGTAAGCAACCCCGCTATGCACAGCCGCAAGCGCATGGAAGAGGCGGTCGTTTTCAATGTGAAGCAGGCGCTGGGTCAAGAGCTGAGCGTGATGGTGACGGTGAACCCGCTGAGCGGTGCGCGCGCCAACGTGCGCAAGGTGCTGCCCGGCGTGAAGCACATCGTGGCCATCGCCAGCGGCAAGGGCGGCGTGGGCAAGAGCACCATTACCGCCAATCTCGCTGCGGGCCTCGCCGCGCGCGGACTGCGCGTGGGCCTCATCGATGCCGACATCTACGGACCCAGCATGCCGTTGATGTTCGATGTGGTGCATGAGAAGCCTGGCACGCGCGAGCGCGACGGCAAGCATTGGATCGTGCCTGTGGAGAGCTACGGCGTGAAGCTGCTCAGCATCGGCTTCTTCGCGCAGACCGATCAGGCCATTGTTTGGCGCGGACCCATGGCCACCAAGGCGCTGGAGCAGATGATCAAGGATGTGGATTGGGGCGAGCTCGACCTCATGCTGATCGACCTGCCGCCCGGCACCGGCGATATCCACCTCTCCTTGGTGCAAGCCGTGCCCTTGAGCGGCGCCATCATCGTGAGCACCCCGCAAGCTGTGGCGTTGATCGATGCGCGCAAAGGCGTTGGCATGTTCCGTTTGCCCAGCGTGAATGTGGCGGTGCTCGGCATCGTGGAGAACATGGCTTGGTTCACCCCGGTCGAGCTGCCCGAGAACAAGTACTTCATCTTCGGCAAGGGCGGCGCGAAGGCGCTCGCGGAAGAACTGAAGGTGCCCTTCCTGGGCGAGGTGCCCTTGATCCAGAGCGTGCGCGAGGCCGGCGATGTGGGCCGCCCAGCCGTGCTGCAAGGCGATACGCCCGCCGCTGCGCCTTTCCGCCATCTTTGCGCCATGGTCTCAGACAGCGTGCTGAAGGCCATCCCCGCCTGA
- the fabD gene encoding ACP S-malonyltransferase yields MTAYVFPGQGSQFPGMGKDLYDADSNARVWFEHANDILGFKLTDVMFSGSDADLKQTKVTQPAIFLHSVVKAKVMGDAFQPAMTAGHSLGEFSALVAAGAMEFADGLKLVAARANAMQKACELQPSTMAAIIGLDDAKVEGVCAEITANAGKGVVVAANYNCPGQLVISGTIDAVNAACEALKVAGARRALVLPVGGAFHSPLMEPARAELATAIQFTPIVNPRCPVYQNVDARPHTEPARIKANLIAQLTAPVRWTQTMQSMLNDGSTKVVEVGPGNVLQGLFKKVSKEVEAVSG; encoded by the coding sequence ATGACGGCCTACGTCTTCCCCGGCCAAGGCTCCCAGTTCCCCGGCATGGGGAAGGACCTGTACGACGCTGATAGCAACGCCCGCGTCTGGTTCGAGCACGCCAACGACATACTTGGCTTCAAGCTCACCGATGTGATGTTCAGCGGCAGCGATGCCGACTTGAAGCAAACCAAAGTGACGCAGCCCGCCATCTTCCTCCACAGCGTGGTGAAGGCCAAGGTGATGGGCGATGCCTTCCAGCCAGCCATGACCGCAGGGCATTCCTTGGGCGAATTCAGCGCACTGGTGGCGGCAGGTGCCATGGAGTTCGCCGATGGCCTGAAGCTCGTGGCGGCTCGCGCCAATGCCATGCAGAAGGCCTGTGAGCTGCAGCCGAGCACCATGGCGGCCATCATCGGCCTCGACGATGCGAAAGTGGAAGGGGTCTGCGCGGAGATCACGGCCAATGCAGGCAAGGGCGTGGTGGTGGCCGCGAACTACAACTGCCCCGGTCAGCTCGTGATCAGCGGCACCATCGACGCGGTGAACGCAGCATGCGAAGCCTTGAAGGTCGCAGGTGCGCGACGAGCGCTCGTGCTGCCCGTGGGTGGCGCCTTCCACAGTCCGCTCATGGAGCCCGCTCGTGCGGAACTCGCCACCGCGATCCAATTCACGCCGATCGTGAACCCGCGTTGCCCCGTCTATCAGAACGTTGATGCCCGTCCGCATACCGAGCCTGCGCGGATCAAGGCCAACCTCATCGCGCAGCTCACCGCACCCGTGCGCTGGACGCAGACCATGCAGAGCATGCTGAACGACGGCTCGACGAAAGTGGTGGAGGTGGGCCCTGGCAATGTGCTGCAAGGGCTCTTCAAGAAGGTGAGCAAGGAAGTGGAGGCCGTTTCGGGGTAG
- a CDS encoding Bax inhibitor-1/YccA family protein, whose amino-acid sequence MEQPQVPTTGQVIYGPETNVRAFLSQVFTYMATALVLSGAMAWLFASTPGLLQYLYTADGGRSILGWVVMLAPLGLVFLMSGMMEKLSGTVLLLTFIAFSALMGISLCYIFILYAPDSIIKVFFMSAGIFGIMAVAGYTTKTDLTKLGSLLFIGLIGIVIASVINMFLGSSTMDYVISIIGVVVFTGLTAYDMQKLKRLGEVVGTGSETAQKMALMGALSLYLDFINLFLMLLRLFGRRD is encoded by the coding sequence ATGGAACAGCCCCAAGTACCAACCACTGGCCAGGTCATCTACGGCCCCGAGACCAATGTCCGCGCATTCCTGAGCCAGGTGTTCACCTACATGGCCACGGCTCTGGTGCTCAGCGGCGCCATGGCCTGGCTCTTCGCCAGCACGCCCGGACTGCTGCAATACCTCTACACTGCCGATGGCGGACGCAGCATCCTAGGGTGGGTGGTGATGCTCGCGCCATTGGGCCTGGTGTTCCTCATGAGCGGCATGATGGAGAAGCTGAGCGGGACCGTGCTGCTGCTCACCTTCATCGCCTTCTCGGCGCTCATGGGCATCAGCCTCTGCTACATCTTCATCCTGTACGCGCCGGATTCCATCATCAAGGTCTTCTTCATGAGCGCAGGCATCTTCGGCATCATGGCCGTGGCCGGCTACACCACCAAGACCGACCTCACCAAGCTGGGCAGCTTGCTCTTCATCGGCCTCATCGGCATCGTCATCGCGTCGGTGATCAACATGTTCCTCGGCAGCAGCACCATGGATTACGTGATCAGCATCATCGGCGTGGTGGTCTTCACTGGGCTCACCGCCTACGACATGCAGAAGCTCAAGCGCTTGGGCGAAGTGGTGGGCACCGGCTCCGAGACCGCGCAGAAGATGGCGCTCATGGGCGCACTCAGCCTCTACCTCGATTTCATCAACCTCTTCCTGATGCTGCTGCGGCTGTTCGGGCGGCGTGACTAG
- the folE gene encoding GTP cyclohydrolase I FolE, whose translation MARKAKGKAIDGEHEPTGEGYERIDLYDAKSIARISGHYGDILKQIGEDPKREGLQKTPERVAKALQYLTHGYDLDPAAILKGALFKENYSQMVLVKDIEVYSLCEHHMLPFFGKAHVAYIPNGCITGLSKIPRVVDAFARRLQVQERLTDQIRDCIQDTLKPMGVAVVLECAHLCMQMRGIQKQNSVTTTSAFTGIFLNDPRTREEFIKLIGARLH comes from the coding sequence ATGGCGCGTAAAGCGAAAGGCAAGGCCATCGATGGCGAGCACGAGCCCACCGGCGAAGGCTACGAGCGCATCGATCTCTACGATGCGAAGTCCATCGCGCGCATCAGCGGGCACTACGGCGACATCCTCAAGCAGATCGGCGAAGACCCGAAGCGCGAAGGCCTGCAGAAGACGCCTGAGCGCGTGGCCAAAGCGCTGCAATACCTCACGCACGGCTACGACCTCGACCCGGCAGCCATCCTCAAGGGCGCGCTCTTCAAGGAGAATTACAGCCAAATGGTGCTGGTGAAGGACATCGAGGTGTACAGCCTCTGCGAGCACCACATGCTGCCCTTCTTCGGCAAGGCGCATGTGGCCTATATCCCCAACGGCTGCATTACCGGGCTGAGCAAGATTCCCCGCGTGGTCGATGCCTTCGCGCGCCGCTTGCAGGTGCAGGAGCGCCTCACCGACCAGATCCGCGATTGCATCCAGGACACGCTGAAGCCCATGGGCGTGGCCGTGGTGCTCGAATGCGCCCACCTCTGCATGCAGATGCGCGGCATACAGAAGCAGAACTCAGTGACCACCACCAGCGCCTTCACGGGGATCTTTCTCAATGATCCCCGGACGCGGGAGGAATTCATCAAGCTCATCGGCGCCCGCCTACATTAG
- a CDS encoding 6-carboxytetrahydropterin synthase, translating into MPQVFITRRERFAASHRLARPDWNDAKNLEVFGKCSNPNGHGHNYELWVTVKGEQDPETSFVTDLSQLSRIIKEEVIDHLDHKNIDVDVPFMRGRLSSTENLCVAIWQQLEAPIKKLGCVLHGVKVQETENNTAEYHGA; encoded by the coding sequence ATGCCACAAGTTTTCATCACACGCCGCGAACGCTTCGCTGCCTCCCATCGCCTGGCCCGCCCCGATTGGAATGACGCGAAGAATCTGGAGGTCTTCGGCAAGTGCAGCAACCCCAACGGGCACGGACACAACTACGAGCTGTGGGTCACCGTGAAAGGCGAGCAGGACCCGGAAACGAGCTTTGTGACGGACCTGAGCCAACTGAGCCGCATCATCAAAGAGGAAGTCATCGACCATTTGGACCATAAGAACATCGATGTCGATGTGCCCTTCATGCGCGGGCGGCTCAGTAGCACCGAGAACCTATGCGTGGCCATCTGGCAACAGCTGGAGGCGCCGATCAAGAAGCTCGGCTGCGTGCTGCATGGCGTGAAGGTGCAGGAGACCGAGAACAACACCGCGGAATACCATGGCGCGTAA
- the rfaD gene encoding ADP-glyceromanno-heptose 6-epimerase, whose translation MIIVTGAAGFIGSCLIGELRRQGWQDIVAVDDFSRADKAPNLLKKVLTAKVDRTDFFTWLDANEKLVQFIFHLGARTDTTLFDVAVFDELNVRYSQRLWEACIKSGIPLVYASSAATYGGGEFGYSDADDGLPFKLKPLNPYGESKNEFDQWALQQEKKPFFWAGLKFFNVYGPNEYHKGRMASVVFHAFNQIRDTGGMKLFRSHRPDYQDGEQQRDFIYVKDLCDACIWLMEHRKDSGLYNLGSGTARSFNDLARATFTAMGKEERISYIDTPVDIRDKYQYFTEADMRKLRAIGYERPFTALEDGVADYVKSYLMQATYC comes from the coding sequence ATGATCATCGTCACAGGCGCGGCGGGCTTCATCGGCAGCTGCCTCATCGGGGAATTGCGGCGACAAGGCTGGCAGGATATCGTGGCTGTGGATGATTTCAGCCGGGCCGATAAGGCCCCCAACCTGCTGAAGAAGGTGCTCACTGCGAAGGTGGACCGCACGGATTTCTTCACTTGGCTCGATGCGAATGAGAAGCTGGTGCAGTTCATCTTTCACCTGGGCGCCAGGACCGACACGACGCTCTTCGACGTGGCCGTGTTCGATGAGTTGAACGTGCGCTATAGCCAGCGCCTTTGGGAAGCTTGCATCAAGAGCGGCATCCCGCTCGTTTACGCCAGCAGCGCGGCGACCTATGGCGGCGGTGAGTTCGGCTACAGCGATGCCGATGACGGCCTGCCCTTCAAGCTGAAGCCGCTGAACCCATACGGCGAGAGCAAGAACGAATTCGACCAGTGGGCGCTGCAACAGGAGAAGAAGCCCTTCTTCTGGGCGGGCCTCAAGTTCTTCAACGTGTATGGGCCGAACGAATACCACAAGGGCCGCATGGCGAGCGTGGTCTTCCATGCCTTCAACCAGATCCGCGACACAGGCGGCATGAAGCTCTTCCGCAGCCACCGGCCAGACTACCAGGACGGCGAGCAGCAGCGCGACTTCATCTACGTGAAGGACCTCTGCGATGCATGCATCTGGCTCATGGAGCACCGCAAGGACAGCGGCCTGTACAACTTGGGCAGCGGCACTGCGCGCAGCTTCAACGACCTCGCGCGCGCCACCTTCACCGCTATGGGCAAAGAGGAGCGCATCAGCTACATCGATACCCCTGTTGACATCCGCGATAAGTACCAGTACTTCACCGAGGCGGACATGCGCAAGCTGCGCGCGATCGGATATGAACGGCCTTTCACCGCGCTCGAGGACGGCGTGGCCGATTACGTGAAGAGCTACCTGATGCAGGCCACTTACTGCTGA
- a CDS encoding MerR family transcriptional regulator gives MPLKPKIIEKIYWTIGEVAEELGVANSSIRFWEKEFGAFTPKRTSRGDRLYSREQIEQLRTIQHLVKEEGFTIHGAKEKLKRGFEPERAPLEAGAVRERLLIVRRKLVELRNALRNQQ, from the coding sequence ATGCCGCTGAAGCCCAAGATCATCGAGAAGATCTACTGGACCATCGGTGAGGTGGCCGAGGAATTGGGCGTGGCCAACTCGAGCATCCGCTTCTGGGAGAAGGAATTCGGCGCATTCACCCCCAAGCGCACCAGTCGCGGCGACCGCCTCTATTCCCGTGAGCAGATCGAGCAATTGCGCACCATTCAGCATTTGGTGAAGGAAGAGGGCTTCACCATTCATGGAGCCAAGGAGAAGCTCAAGCGTGGCTTTGAGCCGGAGCGAGCGCCGTTGGAGGCCGGTGCCGTTCGCGAGCGCCTGCTCATCGTGCGCAGGAAATTGGTGGAACTGCGGAACGCCCTGCGCAATCAGCAGTAA
- a CDS encoding M23 family metallopeptidase, with amino-acid sequence MPEHKYRFNPNTLNFERIRLTAWQKAKRTTLLLLPGLAVGLLGIFLVYQFIDSPKESLLRRENKQLLVQYELLNKQIGELERVLADVRRRDDNMYRVILEADPLPESMRQAGVGGINRYRDLSGYANSDLVIETTKRLDLLARQLVVQSKSLDEVGALVLRKQEMLASIPAVQPIANDDLTQTASGFGWRMHPIHKIMKFHAGMDFTAKTGTPIHATGDGVVVYAEYGTNGYGMHVIVDHGFDYRTLYAHLSKLEVRKGQRVRRGDVVGLVGNTGLSVGPHLHYEVHKGGQPMDPTNYYFNDLTPEEYARMVELSRNAAQALD; translated from the coding sequence ATGCCTGAGCACAAGTACCGCTTCAACCCGAATACGCTCAACTTCGAGCGCATCCGGCTCACGGCGTGGCAGAAGGCCAAGCGCACGACGCTACTGCTGCTTCCTGGCCTGGCGGTGGGCCTGTTGGGGATCTTCCTCGTGTACCAGTTCATCGACAGCCCGAAGGAATCGTTGCTGCGGCGCGAGAATAAGCAGCTGCTCGTGCAGTACGAGCTGCTCAATAAGCAGATCGGTGAGCTCGAGCGGGTGCTAGCCGATGTGCGCCGCCGTGATGACAACATGTACCGTGTGATCCTGGAGGCCGACCCCTTGCCGGAGAGCATGCGGCAGGCTGGGGTGGGCGGCATCAACCGCTACCGCGACCTGAGCGGATACGCCAACAGCGACCTGGTGATCGAGACCACGAAGCGGCTCGACCTGCTGGCCCGCCAGCTGGTGGTGCAATCCAAGTCGCTTGACGAGGTGGGCGCGCTAGTGCTGCGCAAGCAGGAGATGCTGGCGAGCATCCCGGCCGTGCAGCCCATCGCCAACGACGACCTCACGCAGACCGCCAGCGGATTCGGTTGGCGCATGCACCCGATACACAAGATCATGAAGTTCCATGCGGGCATGGATTTCACCGCGAAGACCGGGACGCCGATCCATGCCACCGGCGACGGGGTGGTGGTGTATGCCGAGTACGGCACCAACGGCTACGGCATGCACGTGATCGTTGACCACGGCTTCGATTACCGGACGCTCTACGCGCACCTGAGCAAGCTCGAAGTGCGCAAAGGTCAGCGTGTGAGGCGCGGCGATGTGGTGGGGCTGGTGGGCAACACCGGACTGAGCGTCGGACCTCACCTGCATTACGAGGTGCACAAGGGAGGCCAGCCGATGGACCCTACCAACTACTACTTCAACGACCTCACGCCCGAGGAGTACGCGCGCATGGTAGAGCTTTCAAGGAACGCGGCGCAAGCGCTCGATTGA